The Ailuropoda melanoleuca isolate Jingjing unplaced genomic scaffold, ASM200744v2 unplaced-scaffold52991, whole genome shotgun sequence genome includes the window GGAGAGATCTGCCATAAAATCTCTTGAAAAgagctttgatttctttcatgtcAATCTCACAGCGGGAGACCAGAATTCTGATCAGCTCTTTGTCATTTGTTCCAGAACCCTTCATTGCCTCAAATAGCCTGTCTGCAAAAAATGCTGGTTTGCTGGAAGCACACTTAAGGATGGCGACCAGGCAGTTTTCAATTTCCCCTTTGAACTCCAGATCCAAGGCTTTCCCCACATCATGTTTACTTATCTTTGAATAGTTCTGAAATACTCTCTGAAGGTGCATGGGACTTCTTGATGCAAATATTTCTATGAACACAGATGCATTTGCTGACTTAATCTTTTCCCCAGCATCATACAGT containing:
- the LOC117799581 gene encoding annexin A1-like codes for the protein MKGLGTDEQALIDIIVPKTNREMKQINAVYKEEYKTDLSKDIASETSGDFRNILLALCKGVRNEDVRVNEELADKDARALYDAGEKIKSANASVFIEIFASRSPMHLQRVFQNYSKISKHDVGKALDLEFKGEIENCLVAILKCASSKPAFFADRLFEAMKGSGTNDKELIRILVSRCEIDMKEIKALFKRFYGRSLHQAILDETKGDYEKCLLGLVGHD